The Streptomyces europaeiscabiei genome window below encodes:
- a CDS encoding PRC-barrel domain-containing protein, giving the protein MIHAADVREWRNRDVVDAESRRIGVLEAVYVDTTTDEPAMATVRTGLPTRHRLLFVPIENAIVGPDYLRVGYVRTLVKRAPSIGTDDVLPAEQEEAIFNHYGLAYQPGAAGERQLARR; this is encoded by the coding sequence ATGATTCACGCAGCCGACGTCCGAGAATGGCGCAACCGCGATGTCGTTGACGCCGAGTCGCGCAGGATCGGTGTCCTTGAGGCGGTCTATGTGGACACCACCACCGACGAACCGGCCATGGCCACGGTACGGACCGGACTGCCCACTCGGCACCGTCTGCTCTTCGTCCCCATCGAGAACGCGATCGTCGGGCCGGACTATCTCAGGGTCGGCTATGTCAGAACGCTGGTGAAGCGGGCCCCTTCGATCGGAACCGACGACGTACTGCCGGCCGAGCAGGAGGAAGCGATCTTCAACCACTACGGACTGGCCTACCAGCCCGGTGCGGCCGGAGAACGGCAACTGGCGCGTCGCTGA
- a CDS encoding ANTAR domain-containing protein has product MRQMTPPGVEHRLSRTAPSAGHVALLAEVVELRARNQQLGQAMESREVIDQARGMLMALAPCSSERAWDLLVGVSQHSNTKLRDVAAALVATTRDRTLPEPIQRELRRALRRLHEADRR; this is encoded by the coding sequence ATGCGCCAGATGACCCCGCCCGGTGTGGAACACCGGTTGTCGAGGACCGCGCCGTCAGCGGGCCATGTGGCTCTGCTGGCCGAGGTCGTCGAACTGCGCGCCAGAAACCAGCAGTTGGGGCAAGCGATGGAGAGCCGGGAGGTGATCGACCAGGCGCGCGGCATGCTCATGGCCCTGGCGCCGTGTTCCAGCGAGAGAGCCTGGGACCTGTTGGTGGGCGTGTCGCAGCACAGCAACACCAAGCTCCGGGACGTGGCCGCCGCTCTGGTCGCCACGACGAGGGACCGGACGCTCCCGGAACCGATACAGCGGGAGCTGCGCCGAGCACTGCGGCGCTTGCACGAGGCGGACCGGAGATGA
- a CDS encoding GAF and ANTAR domain-containing protein — translation MDQQLLAKTFVELADNLVADFDLIDFLCLLTDRCVGILDASAAGVLLADQDGKLRLMAASDEQVRLLELFQLQNDEGPCLECFRTNTPVIVHDLTREIDRWPRFATAAHRSGFGAVQALPMRLRAETVGALNLFRAAPGPFDPAATLIAQALADVATISLLQQRTAQRSTVLNEQLQTALNSRVLIEQAKGKLAERQGIDMEQSFRALRGYARAHNRRLADVARALIDNSEPLAGLGS, via the coding sequence ATGGATCAACAACTTCTGGCCAAGACCTTCGTCGAGCTGGCCGACAACCTCGTCGCCGACTTCGACCTCATCGACTTCCTGTGCCTGCTGACCGACCGCTGCGTCGGCATTCTCGACGCGAGCGCCGCCGGCGTGCTGCTTGCCGACCAGGACGGCAAACTCCGCCTCATGGCCGCCTCCGACGAACAGGTGCGCCTGCTGGAGCTCTTCCAGCTGCAGAACGACGAGGGCCCCTGCCTGGAGTGCTTCCGCACCAACACACCGGTGATCGTCCACGACCTGACCCGGGAGATCGACCGCTGGCCGCGCTTCGCCACGGCGGCCCACCGCAGCGGCTTCGGGGCGGTCCAGGCCCTGCCCATGCGTCTGCGGGCGGAGACCGTGGGCGCCCTGAACCTCTTCCGCGCCGCCCCCGGCCCCTTCGACCCGGCCGCCACACTCATCGCCCAGGCGCTGGCGGACGTCGCCACCATCAGCCTGCTGCAACAACGCACCGCTCAGCGCAGCACGGTGCTCAACGAGCAGCTGCAGACGGCGCTGAACAGCCGGGTGCTGATCGAACAGGCCAAGGGAAAACTCGCCGAACGGCAGGGCATCGACATGGAGCAGTCGTTCCGCGCGCTGCGCGGCTACGCCCGAGCCCACAACCGGCGCCTGGCCGACGTGGCCCGCGCCCTCATCGACAACTCCGAACCCCTCGCAGGCCTGGGGTCCTGA
- a CDS encoding ANTAR domain-containing protein, whose protein sequence is MGPDRRSDRIRLLVAEQAARRGARVGVVDVCTAAVAALPVGGAGLSAMSRTAASHPLCSTDDISEQLEELQLTLGEGPCVDAFASGSAVLAPDLLTAELQDHWAVFTDAALKAGARAVFSLPLQKGAISPGVLDLYADIPTVLDTEQLADALAFADLATLLLLDTRIDETGAPADGPMPDHCFEDLGAYRAEIDQASGMLTVQLGVGIEEAFVRLRAYAYARGHRLADVAADVVARRLRFSPDTEPEQSDEEI, encoded by the coding sequence GTGGGACCTGACAGGCGGTCGGACCGGATACGGCTGCTGGTGGCCGAGCAGGCGGCCCGACGAGGTGCCCGGGTCGGTGTCGTGGATGTGTGCACCGCGGCCGTGGCCGCGCTGCCGGTCGGCGGGGCCGGGCTGTCGGCGATGTCACGGACCGCGGCGAGCCATCCTCTGTGCAGCACCGACGACATCAGCGAGCAACTGGAAGAGCTCCAGCTCACGCTCGGCGAGGGGCCCTGCGTGGACGCCTTCGCAAGCGGCTCGGCCGTCCTGGCACCCGATCTGCTCACCGCTGAACTTCAGGATCACTGGGCCGTGTTCACCGATGCGGCCCTGAAAGCAGGAGCCCGCGCGGTGTTCTCCCTCCCCTTGCAGAAGGGCGCGATCAGCCCGGGAGTCCTGGACCTGTACGCCGACATTCCGACCGTGCTGGACACGGAGCAACTGGCCGACGCGCTGGCGTTCGCCGATCTCGCGACACTGCTCCTGCTCGATACGAGGATCGACGAGACGGGCGCACCCGCCGACGGGCCGATGCCGGACCACTGCTTCGAGGACCTGGGCGCGTACCGGGCGGAGATCGACCAGGCCAGCGGGATGCTCACGGTCCAGCTCGGAGTCGGCATCGAAGAAGCCTTCGTCCGGCTCCGCGCCTACGCCTACGCACGAGGACACCGACTCGCCGACGTGGCGGCTGATGTGGTGGCCCGTCGGCTTCGTTTCTCACCGGACACGGAGCCGGAGCAGTCCGATGAGGAAATCTGA
- a CDS encoding STAS domain-containing protein has protein sequence MPLPQLSVHRHDRRTRTLITLAGEIDLASAPLVRVSLARCLRDGIRTIDVDLTPVAFCDCSGLSAFLHAARQTALAGGTLRLHHPPTGLARILDLADCGTLLLGLPFGHLPSPRECDDTPPGCDTAAVPRPAPPHRSGPLVPVLSGDAR, from the coding sequence ATGCCCCTGCCACAGCTCTCCGTCCACCGTCACGACCGAAGGACACGGACGCTGATCACCCTGGCCGGTGAGATCGACCTCGCCTCCGCGCCGTTGGTGCGCGTGTCCCTGGCCCGATGCCTGCGAGACGGTATCCGCACCATCGACGTCGACCTCACCCCCGTCGCCTTCTGCGACTGCAGCGGACTCAGCGCGTTCCTGCACGCCGCGCGGCAGACCGCCCTGGCCGGCGGGACCCTTCGACTGCACCACCCGCCGACCGGCCTGGCTCGGATCCTCGACCTCGCCGACTGCGGGACCCTGCTCCTCGGCCTTCCGTTCGGCCACCTGCCCTCTCCTCGCGAATGCGACGACACTCCTCCCGGATGCGACACCGCGGCCGTGCCCCGGCCGGCCCCGCCGCACCGCTCTGGCCCGCTTGTGCCTGTTCTCTCGGGCGATGCGCGATGA
- a CDS encoding fatty acid desaturase family protein, which produces MSRNSPVRPPPSQTSGSDFARLSRKIADAGLLGRRPGYYALRITGVAGLYVSGWAAVALVGDSWWTLAAAAFLAVVFGQVALLAHDAAHRQVFRRRRASEVSGRIAGAGIGMGYGWWQDKHTRHHANPNHEELDPDLDPNLLVWSQEQARAAKGLPRLIGRWQAFLFFPLLTLEGFNLHVSSVMALANPSLKHRRLDGTLLFAHFALYLTALLWLLPPGLAIAFLAVHQCLFGVYLGSLFAPNHKGMPILTGEDRPDFLRRQVLTSRNVRGGRLTDIALGGLNHQIEHHLFPSMPSPNLRKARTIVRRYCQELGLDYVETGLLTSYRLALASLHQAGAPLRHARVPAQGRPAPIGGSDV; this is translated from the coding sequence ATGAGCAGAAATTCGCCAGTCCGTCCCCCGCCCTCGCAGACGTCCGGCAGTGACTTCGCCCGATTGTCGAGAAAGATCGCTGATGCCGGCCTGTTGGGACGCCGTCCCGGCTACTACGCACTGCGGATCACAGGGGTGGCCGGGCTCTACGTCAGTGGGTGGGCCGCCGTCGCACTCGTCGGCGACAGTTGGTGGACCCTGGCGGCCGCCGCCTTCCTGGCCGTGGTCTTCGGGCAGGTCGCCCTGCTCGCCCATGACGCGGCCCACCGTCAGGTGTTCCGGCGACGCCGGGCCAGCGAGGTGTCCGGACGGATCGCCGGCGCCGGTATCGGGATGGGCTACGGGTGGTGGCAGGACAAGCACACCCGCCACCACGCCAACCCCAACCATGAGGAACTCGACCCCGACCTCGACCCCAACCTGCTGGTCTGGTCCCAGGAGCAGGCCCGGGCCGCCAAAGGGCTCCCCCGTCTGATCGGCCGCTGGCAGGCATTCCTGTTCTTTCCGCTCCTCACACTGGAGGGCTTCAACCTGCACGTGTCGAGCGTGATGGCGCTGGCCAATCCCTCGCTCAAGCACCGAAGGCTCGACGGCACCCTGCTGTTCGCGCACTTCGCGCTCTACCTGACCGCCCTGCTCTGGCTGCTGCCGCCCGGCCTGGCGATCGCCTTCCTCGCCGTCCACCAGTGCCTGTTCGGCGTCTACCTCGGCTCCCTCTTCGCACCCAACCACAAGGGCATGCCGATCCTGACGGGCGAGGACCGCCCGGACTTCCTCCGTCGCCAAGTGCTCACCTCACGCAACGTACGCGGCGGCAGGCTGACCGACATCGCGCTGGGCGGGCTGAACCATCAGATCGAGCACCACCTGTTCCCCAGCATGCCCAGCCCCAACCTGCGCAAGGCCCGGACCATCGTGCGGCGCTACTGCCAGGAACTGGGTCTGGACTACGTGGAGACCGGGCTGCTCACCTCCTACCGGCTGGCCCTCGCCAGTCTCCACCAGGCCGGAGCACCGCTCCGACACGCCCGCGTTCCGGCCCAGGGACGTCCGGCGCCCATCGGTGGCAGTGATGTGTAG
- a CDS encoding Asp23/Gls24 family envelope stress response protein has product MTENTGVRGGGAPGSRGRTSIADVVVEKIAGMAARDVLGVHALGSGFARSMGSMRERMPGAGSGKSVTRGVGVEVGELQAAIDLEIVVDYGVSITDVAGEVRENVISAVERMAGREVVEVNITVSDVKLPDDEEDEGVERQRIQ; this is encoded by the coding sequence ATGACTGAGAACACCGGCGTAAGGGGCGGCGGCGCGCCCGGCTCTCGTGGCCGGACGTCCATCGCCGATGTGGTGGTGGAGAAGATCGCCGGAATGGCGGCACGGGACGTGCTCGGCGTCCATGCCCTGGGCAGCGGATTCGCGCGCTCGATGGGATCCATGCGGGAGCGGATGCCCGGCGCCGGTAGTGGCAAATCCGTCACGCGCGGGGTGGGCGTCGAGGTCGGAGAGCTTCAGGCGGCCATCGATCTGGAGATTGTCGTCGACTACGGCGTCTCGATCACGGACGTGGCCGGTGAGGTGCGGGAGAACGTGATCTCCGCGGTGGAGCGGATGGCGGGTCGGGAAGTCGTGGAAGTCAACATCACGGTCAGCGATGTGAAGCTGCCCGACGACGAGGAGGACGAAGGGGTGGAGCGGCAGCGGATCCAGTAG
- a CDS encoding Asp23/Gls24 family envelope stress response protein — MTGETDRRPGIPRGERGAITVADRAVAKIASRVAREALSRFTESTGHVPPGRRTPRVTTSVRRAPERNTAGPDAESAAGRQAVLGEAWMRITVELGYPSDIGAQCAAVHREVTERLRTWAGMEVYDLVVSVERLHSVHARHTDQERVR; from the coding sequence GTGACCGGTGAAACGGATCGGCGTCCGGGCATCCCCCGCGGGGAGCGCGGCGCGATCACCGTCGCCGACCGGGCCGTGGCGAAGATCGCTTCCCGGGTGGCGCGCGAGGCGCTGAGCCGGTTCACCGAGTCGACCGGCCACGTACCACCGGGACGCCGGACACCGCGCGTGACCACATCCGTGCGGCGGGCACCGGAGCGGAACACCGCAGGACCGGATGCCGAATCCGCCGCCGGACGGCAGGCGGTGCTCGGCGAGGCATGGATGCGCATCACCGTCGAACTCGGCTACCCGTCGGACATCGGGGCGCAGTGCGCCGCAGTGCACCGGGAAGTCACCGAACGACTCAGGACCTGGGCCGGCATGGAGGTGTACGACCTCGTGGTGTCGGTCGAGAGGCTGCACTCGGTGCACGCGCGGCACACGGACCAGGAGAGGGTGAGATGA
- a CDS encoding DUF6286 domain-containing protein — translation MSANTTRQPTGDSAPPPDSGPAAPSADGTPGAGAGATTARDESGRSERRSWSARRIPAALVALLSAAATGLLLYDVIAVRAGRTAMGWRRRLAEELATRPLDDTWMIVGAAVAMVLGLWLFLLAVTPGLRRLLPMRRPTGIPGTEEVRAGLDRRAAALVLRDRAVRVPGVRSAQVAVGRRKVKARARAHFRDLEEVHADLDASLGEALTSLGLARRPKLTVHVRRPKKG, via the coding sequence ATGAGCGCGAACACGACGCGGCAGCCGACCGGCGACAGCGCCCCTCCCCCCGATTCCGGACCGGCAGCGCCGTCCGCCGACGGCACCCCGGGGGCGGGCGCGGGTGCGACGACGGCGAGGGACGAATCAGGCCGGTCGGAGCGCCGCTCCTGGTCGGCGCGGCGGATTCCCGCGGCCTTGGTGGCCCTGCTGTCCGCCGCTGCCACGGGACTGCTCCTGTACGACGTGATCGCGGTGCGGGCAGGCCGTACCGCGATGGGCTGGAGGAGGCGGCTCGCCGAGGAACTGGCCACACGGCCACTGGACGACACCTGGATGATCGTCGGGGCCGCAGTGGCGATGGTCCTCGGCCTGTGGCTTTTCCTGCTGGCGGTGACGCCGGGTCTGCGCAGGCTGCTGCCCATGCGCCGGCCCACCGGTATCCCCGGGACGGAGGAGGTCCGGGCCGGGCTCGACCGCCGCGCGGCCGCCCTGGTTCTGCGCGACCGGGCCGTGCGGGTGCCCGGTGTCCGGTCGGCACAGGTCGCTGTCGGCCGCCGGAAGGTCAAAGCCCGGGCACGGGCCCATTTCCGCGATCTGGAGGAGGTCCACGCGGACCTGGACGCCTCGCTGGGGGAAGCCCTTACGTCCCTGGGTCTCGCCCGGCGACCCAAGCTGACCGTGCACGTCCGGCGCCCGAAGAAGGGCTGA
- the amaP gene encoding alkaline shock response membrane anchor protein AmaP produces MLKTVNRVLLGLLGLGLFALGGGVLLGGLDLQRHWDFGMPGWWPFLGPDDVVLGVEGRTRWREEGWWWPTVIAVLAVLLALLLWWLLAQRRHHLGQVLVHGEDGVAARLNGRTLEDAIEEEAQALDGIARAHVRLTGRRTAPTARVRLLLEPHADPARSLGRLSRETLAHARDSAGLDRLPSKVRLREVRHRAQRAA; encoded by the coding sequence ATGCTCAAGACGGTGAACCGGGTGCTGCTGGGGCTTCTCGGCCTTGGACTGTTCGCCCTGGGCGGCGGCGTACTGCTGGGCGGGCTGGATCTGCAACGCCACTGGGATTTCGGCATGCCGGGCTGGTGGCCCTTCCTGGGGCCGGACGATGTGGTGCTGGGCGTCGAGGGACGCACCCGGTGGCGGGAAGAGGGCTGGTGGTGGCCGACCGTCATCGCGGTGCTCGCGGTGCTGCTGGCCCTGCTGCTGTGGTGGCTCCTCGCGCAACGCAGACACCACCTGGGCCAGGTCCTCGTCCACGGCGAAGACGGCGTGGCGGCCCGGCTCAACGGCCGCACGCTGGAGGATGCCATCGAGGAAGAGGCGCAAGCCCTGGACGGGATCGCGCGGGCTCATGTCCGGCTGACGGGCCGACGTACCGCTCCCACCGCACGCGTACGGCTGCTGCTGGAGCCTCACGCCGATCCGGCGCGGAGTCTGGGGCGGCTGAGCCGGGAAACGCTCGCACACGCACGAGACTCGGCCGGCCTGGACCGCCTCCCGTCGAAGGTCCGACTCCGGGAAGTCCGCCACCGCGCCCAACGCGCCGCCTGA
- a CDS encoding PP2C family protein-serine/threonine phosphatase produces MTDGGGRTDRVGVDRSEGFGERLLGVLLDRAHEMPPELIAPLVAEEVARVGGREVSILLQDYEQVLLVPLPGRRLRVGGPEPVEGSPAGEAFLGRRTVEVPKDGSVRMYLPLLDGSDQIGVMAVTLDSVDDDDRRLLRRLAGLVADMIVTKDAYTDQFFQARRSAPMSVAAEIQWSLLPPLSMTVPQVEVAGILEPAYDVAGDSFDYALNGDILHVAMIDAMGHGLDAATMATVAIGAYRHTRRAHTDLSQVYAFMDRAIDEQFGPDHFVTAQMMILNITTGRLQWVNAGHPAPLLIRDRAVVDRLESPTTLPVGFGGEEPVVSERMLRPGDRLLCFTDGLIEEHQAGGDQFGEEQLIEWTNRILRERAEVRAVVRALSHALKHERGGATTDDATIFLVEWRGGDADHLTILD; encoded by the coding sequence ATGACGGACGGCGGAGGTAGGACGGACAGGGTCGGGGTGGACCGCTCGGAGGGGTTCGGCGAACGGCTGCTGGGCGTACTGCTGGACCGGGCCCACGAGATGCCGCCGGAGTTGATCGCCCCGCTCGTCGCGGAAGAGGTGGCCAGGGTCGGGGGGCGGGAGGTCTCCATCCTCCTGCAGGACTACGAGCAGGTGCTGCTGGTGCCGCTGCCGGGAAGGAGGCTGAGGGTCGGCGGCCCCGAGCCGGTCGAGGGCTCCCCCGCCGGCGAGGCGTTCCTGGGCCGCAGAACGGTGGAGGTGCCGAAGGACGGCAGTGTGCGGATGTATCTGCCGCTGCTGGACGGAAGCGACCAGATCGGGGTGATGGCCGTCACCCTGGACAGCGTCGATGACGACGACCGGCGACTGCTCCGCAGACTCGCCGGTCTGGTCGCGGACATGATCGTCACCAAGGACGCCTACACCGACCAGTTCTTCCAGGCCCGCCGCAGCGCCCCGATGAGTGTGGCCGCGGAGATCCAGTGGTCGCTGCTGCCTCCGCTGTCGATGACTGTTCCGCAGGTCGAGGTGGCCGGAATCCTGGAGCCCGCCTACGACGTGGCCGGCGACAGCTTCGACTACGCCCTCAACGGTGACATCCTGCACGTGGCCATGATCGACGCGATGGGCCACGGGCTGGACGCGGCGACGATGGCGACGGTGGCCATCGGCGCCTATCGCCACACGCGACGGGCCCACACCGATCTGTCCCAGGTGTACGCGTTCATGGACAGGGCCATCGATGAGCAGTTCGGCCCCGACCACTTCGTCACCGCGCAGATGATGATTCTGAACATCACCACAGGCCGGCTGCAGTGGGTCAACGCAGGTCACCCGGCCCCGCTCCTGATCCGGGACCGCGCCGTGGTGGACCGGCTGGAGAGCCCGACCACGTTGCCGGTCGGCTTCGGCGGTGAGGAGCCGGTGGTCAGCGAGCGGATGCTGCGGCCCGGCGACCGGTTGCTGTGCTTCACCGACGGCCTGATCGAGGAGCACCAGGCCGGCGGGGACCAGTTCGGCGAGGAGCAGCTCATCGAGTGGACCAACCGGATCCTCCGCGAGCGCGCGGAGGTACGGGCGGTGGTGCGAGCGCTCTCCCACGCCCTGAAACACGAACGCGGCGGCGCCACGACCGACGACGCGACCATCTTCCTCGTCGAGTGGCGAGGGGGCGACGCCGATCACCTCACCATCCTCGACTGA
- a CDS encoding GNAT family N-acetyltransferase — protein MRYFDSDILTVADELTDAYVEIFTAPPWHQRDPDATRSAFRERLEKDARRSGFRAVLAVSADGEVDGFATGWLTQAPFPTDRAYGKVTRRLGADRVEEFLVGAFEIDELGVRSRARGTGLGRRLLSAITSTAPHGRAWLLTWSEALDTLAFYRRLGWQEPDPLPGSETDIVVFRTPG, from the coding sequence ATGCGGTACTTCGACTCGGACATCCTCACCGTGGCCGACGAGCTCACCGACGCGTATGTCGAGATCTTCACGGCCCCGCCCTGGCATCAGCGGGATCCCGATGCGACACGCTCGGCGTTCCGGGAACGTCTGGAGAAAGATGCCCGCCGCTCGGGATTCCGGGCGGTTCTCGCTGTATCGGCTGACGGCGAGGTGGACGGTTTCGCCACTGGCTGGCTCACCCAAGCCCCGTTCCCCACCGATCGGGCCTACGGAAAGGTGACACGTCGACTCGGCGCGGACCGGGTGGAGGAGTTTCTGGTCGGCGCCTTCGAAATCGACGAGTTGGGTGTCCGTTCGCGGGCCCGGGGCACAGGTCTGGGACGACGCCTGTTGTCCGCCATCACCAGCACCGCTCCCCACGGCCGGGCGTGGCTGCTGACCTGGAGCGAGGCACTCGACACCCTCGCGTTCTACCGCCGCCTCGGCTGGCAGGAGCCTGACCCGCTTCCCGGCTCCGAGACCGACATCGTGGTGTTCCGGACACCGGGCTGA
- a CDS encoding TIR domain-containing protein: MREVFINYRTGDGEKTAALIDQELSRRFGPEHIFRASRSITPGETYPDALLAALRHSSLLLAVVGPDWTNFQTRLHDPEDWVRREIEEAFTCELPVVPILDGRKTNRLSKIDLPTELARLADLQTIPFDTHDTETGVRRIGDLVAEMVPGLRDLTQADKTSPASDTVTNSIGDVSGTAVQSRDFTGDVGGTIVKGAHGPVHTGNGHIYQNSRHVSGDRHISGNGMTYFEGDNHGTVQHRFGEPDRSADDSR, encoded by the coding sequence ATGCGCGAGGTCTTCATCAACTACCGTACGGGCGACGGGGAAAAAACCGCCGCCCTGATCGACCAGGAACTGTCGCGTCGCTTCGGCCCGGAGCACATCTTCCGCGCCTCGAGGTCCATCACCCCCGGTGAGACCTACCCCGACGCCCTGCTGGCGGCACTGCGACACAGCTCCCTCCTCCTGGCCGTCGTCGGACCCGACTGGACGAACTTCCAAACCCGGCTGCACGATCCGGAGGACTGGGTGCGCCGGGAGATCGAGGAGGCGTTCACGTGTGAACTTCCGGTCGTTCCCATCCTGGACGGCCGGAAGACGAACCGGCTGAGCAAAATCGACCTGCCGACCGAACTGGCACGGCTCGCCGACCTCCAAACCATTCCGTTCGACACCCACGACACCGAGACGGGTGTCAGGCGCATCGGTGATCTGGTGGCCGAGATGGTCCCCGGGCTGCGCGACCTGACCCAAGCCGACAAAACGTCGCCCGCGTCGGACACCGTGACCAACTCGATCGGGGACGTGAGCGGAACAGCCGTACAGAGCCGTGACTTCACCGGAGACGTCGGCGGCACCATCGTGAAAGGCGCCCACGGCCCCGTCCACACGGGCAACGGCCACATCTACCAGAACTCCCGTCATGTGTCGGGCGACCGGCACATCTCGGGAAACGGGATGACGTACTTCGAAGGCGACAACCACGGCACCGTCCAGCATCGGTTCGGCGAACCCGATCGCTCCGCAGACGACAGCCGGTGA
- a CDS encoding helix-turn-helix domain-containing protein, producing MPLPSTEFGEELRKRRLEAGLSLTALSCAVHYSKAQLSKVERGIKAPSRDLVRLCDAALGADGSLIALVTQVVAEPHSEPASSQANEEDWIMQLSPDGPNRFQPMGRREVMSAGAASLMSWRSDGTGTASPTAGVGMLEASRSLFTHYRRLGQTVEPGLLLPVLIAQTHTLRELSAQTDTGTRRQLLALGSRYAEYVGWLVQETGDERAALWWTQRAVDLAAAGGDPALAGYALVRRALVTLYRDDAEQTIALARRAQSGTLPPRIRGLAAQREAQGHALAGDRHACQRALERARTLLARQDDGSEQPVIGTMHLPDPVGMVTGWCLVDLGRPREASEELDRQLALVGQEAVRTQVRYGVRRALAYASAGEIDHACALTTPLLDGVAAVRSATVTTDLRRLARVLARHSDHPSVRRLGPRLGTLSRLSTF from the coding sequence GTGCCGCTGCCGTCCACCGAGTTCGGCGAGGAACTGAGGAAGCGTCGCCTGGAGGCCGGACTGAGCCTGACGGCCTTGTCCTGCGCCGTGCATTACAGCAAGGCGCAGTTGAGCAAAGTCGAGCGAGGTATCAAGGCACCCAGCCGTGATCTCGTTCGGCTGTGCGACGCCGCCCTCGGTGCCGACGGATCACTGATCGCCCTGGTCACCCAGGTCGTTGCTGAACCCCATTCCGAACCAGCGTCGTCCCAAGCCAACGAGGAGGACTGGATCATGCAGTTGTCGCCGGACGGCCCGAACCGGTTCCAGCCCATGGGCCGACGAGAAGTGATGAGCGCCGGCGCCGCATCGCTGATGTCCTGGCGGTCGGACGGAACGGGCACGGCGTCCCCGACCGCGGGCGTCGGCATGCTGGAAGCGTCCCGCTCACTGTTCACGCACTACCGGAGACTCGGCCAAACCGTGGAACCGGGTCTGCTCCTGCCCGTTCTGATCGCTCAGACGCACACCCTGCGGGAACTGTCCGCTCAAACCGACACCGGCACCCGCCGACAACTGCTGGCACTCGGTTCCCGGTACGCCGAGTATGTCGGCTGGCTGGTGCAGGAAACCGGGGACGAACGTGCGGCACTGTGGTGGACACAGCGTGCGGTCGATCTGGCAGCCGCCGGCGGTGACCCGGCGCTGGCCGGCTACGCACTCGTCCGTAGGGCCTTGGTCACGTTGTACCGGGACGACGCCGAGCAGACGATCGCGCTGGCCCGTCGCGCGCAGAGCGGCACGCTGCCACCGCGGATCCGCGGGCTGGCCGCACAGCGCGAAGCGCAAGGGCACGCCCTCGCAGGCGATCGTCATGCCTGTCAGCGTGCCCTGGAGCGCGCTCGTACGCTCCTCGCCCGCCAGGACGACGGCTCCGAGCAGCCGGTGATCGGCACAATGCACCTTCCCGACCCAGTCGGCATGGTCACGGGCTGGTGCCTGGTCGATCTCGGTCGGCCACGGGAGGCGAGCGAGGAACTCGATCGGCAACTTGCCCTGGTAGGCCAGGAGGCGGTGCGTACACAGGTGCGATACGGCGTACGCCGTGCCCTCGCCTATGCCTCGGCCGGCGAGATCGACCATGCATGTGCGCTGACGACACCACTGCTCGACGGCGTGGCGGCAGTGCGCTCAGCGACCGTCACGACCGACCTGCGGCGCCTCGCCCGGGTCCTGGCTCGCCATTCGGATCACCCATCGGTACGTCGGCTGGGGCCGCGGCTCGGCACGTTATCGCGCTTGTCCACTTTCTGA